Proteins co-encoded in one Cervus canadensis isolate Bull #8, Minnesota chromosome 15, ASM1932006v1, whole genome shotgun sequence genomic window:
- the RBM43 gene encoding RNA-binding protein 43, giving the protein MASVLNVKESKASERTVVVAGLPVGLNDQLLTTLVKIHFEDTDNGGGIVEDVTYPTRTKGAAYVTFKEKTVAENVVRKKKHCLADMVGYAQLTVSHFSDKVFSSVMAVLDLSVFRSQIRLESLVMDLKREIPTLCLSPLDANGRISIQGTFLAIEKLKEFLLLKASFLLEKNRSGQSPRGSTRRNSHSLKPPRSLTPETTKKGESLVLDTDTFLYLKKKRKVYESTLRKFHVLCEETVDGEVTTLCIKNAQGGSQPNNEKQVKEFIEKYSHALHFELRKETFILEGKEDKEKKNIKLACEQLSSSYLQVLVNFYKTHIDVIGPPSDTYLFKKDVMEFIRQKVR; this is encoded by the exons ATG GCATCAGTTTTGAATGTTAAGGAATCCAAAGCTTCTGAAAGAACAGTTGTAGTTGCTGGTCTTCCAGTTGGTCTTAATGACCAGTTACTGACCACATTAGTGAAGATTCACTTTGAAGATACTGACAATGGGGGTGGAATTGTTGAAGATGTGACATATCCAACAAGAACCAAGGGAGCTGCATATGTaacattcaaagaaaaaacaG TTGCAGAGAATGTTGTCAGAAAAAAGAAGCACTGTCTAGCAGACATGGTTGGATATGCTCAACTCACAGTCTCCCATTTCAGTGACAAG GTCTTCAGCTCTGTAATGGCTGTCCTTGATCTTTCTGTTTTTCGGAGTCAAATCCGTCTAGAAAGTTTGGTAATGGACCTGAAAAGGGAAATCCCAACGTTATGCTTAAGTCCTTTGGACGCCAATGGAAGAATCTCCATTCAAGGAACATTTCTGGCTATCGAGAAGCTCAAAGAATTTTTGCTATTAAAAGcaagttttcttttagaaaaaaataggagTGGACAGAGCCCCAGGGGAAGTACACGGAGAAATAGTCACTCTTTAAAGCCACCCAGGTCATTGACACCTGAGACTACGAAAAAAGGAGAAAGTCTTGTTCTTGACACAGATACTTTCCTTTacctgaaaaagaagagaaaagtttATGAAAGCACACTGAGAAAATTTCATGTTCTATGTGAAGAGACAGTGGATGGTGAAGTTACCACACTTTGTATAAAGAATGCTCAAGGTGGTTCTCAGCCAAACAATGAAAAACAGGTAAAAGAGTTCATTGAGAAATATTCACATGCTCTTCACTTTGAGCTTAGAAAGGAGACATTTATtttagaaggaaaggaagataaagagaaaaaaaatattaagttggCATGTGAGCAGCTAAGTTCGAGTTACCTTCAGGTTCTGGTTAATTTCTATAAGACACACATTGATGTTATAGGACCTCCTTCTGACACATACTTGTTTAAAAAAGACGTCATGGAATTCATAAGGCAAAAAGTTAGGTAA
- the NMI gene encoding N-myc-interactor, translating to MAADEDNKEQVLKECEQTEEVMKDIQNQKLISEITKKNIQLKEEIQKLEAELQETTRTSQINEDIPETKIKFTSVENPESDSEFSNISYSCQVSSKVPYELQKGQALITFEKEEVAQNVIRMERHHVQVQSENVTLMANPVPLNSGVKFQVHVAVSNMKINVTDIPDELPESQMRDKLELSFSKSRNGGGEVEYVEYDKQTRSALITFVESGVADRILKMKDYPLYINQNCHRVTVSPYTETHLKKFQVFSGVSKRTVLLTGLKDLQTTDEEVVEDFISIHFQREKNGGGEVEVVKCSLGQPHTAYFEE from the exons ATGGCAGCTGATGAAGATAACAAAGAACAAGTTCTTAAGGAATGTGAGCAAACTGAAGAAGTTATGAAAGATATACAAAACcag aaattaattagtgaaattacaaagaaaaatattcagttaaAGGAGGAGATCCAAAAACTTGAAGCTGAGTTACAGGAGACCACCAGGACCTCCCAG ATTAATGAGGATATTCCTGAAACAAAGATAAAGTTCACATCCGTGGAGAATCCTGAGAGTGACAGCGAGTTTTCAAATATCTCCTATTCATGTCAAGTGAGCTCAAAAGTCCCTTATGAGCTGCAAAAAGGACAAGCACTTATTacctttgaaaaagaagaag ttgccCAAAATGTGATCAGAATGGAACGCCATCATGTGCAGGTACAGAGTGAAAATGTGACGCTGATGGCCAACCCAGTTCCGTTAAATTCAGGAGTCAAATTCCAG GTTCACGTAGCAGTGTCTAATATGAAAATCAACGTTACTGACATTCCTGATGAACTGCCAGAAAGTCAGATGAGAGACAAGCTAGAATTGAGTTTCTCTAAGTCTCGCAACGGAGGCGGAGAAGTGGAGTACGTGGAGTATGATAAGCAGACCCGGAGCGCCCTCATCACCTTTGTGGAAAGTGGAG ttGCTGACaggattttgaaaatgaaagactATCCTCTTTATATAAATCAAAACTGCCATAGAGTTACAGTTTCTCCATATACAGAAACACACTTGAAAAAGTTTCAG GTATTTTCAGGAGTGTCTAAGAGGACAGTGCTTCTGACTGGACTGAAAGACCTTCAGACGACAGATGAAGAAGTTGTAGAGGATTTCATTAGCATTCACTTTCAGCGGGAGAAGAATGGAGGTGGAGAAGTCGAGGTGGTCAAATGTTCCCTCGGGCAACCTCACACAGCATACTTTGAAGAATAG